A single Augochlora pura isolate Apur16 chromosome 2, APUR_v2.2.1, whole genome shotgun sequence DNA region contains:
- the Polybromo gene encoding protein polybromo isoform X3 → MNKRRRTSSVASRGTEDDGDDIPPEPTKRRKKLDPSDLCQQLYDVLRNQKKEDGTLLCDAFIRVPKRRQEPGYYEVVTNPIDLLKVQQKLKTDEYRDMDDLAADIQLMVNNAKAFYMRTSPEYKDATELWELCINTKNRITEEYEDPEPKGKLILKVARLARKVATKQEDAEDTSESSTNPDEETIQLFEDLFAAVMTATDPADNNRPLHTMFQLKPSKKLYPEYYDVIETPVDLKTVARKIQEGAYSSISDMEKDLMLMCRNACQFNEPGSQIYKDAKLLKKIITAAARKQDIGLSSSIPKIATTAPSTRSKRGSRTMAQSLIAQTAALPDEDEESDDEEEESAETEEADNPQWQLFQTIRTAPNNQGVRMSEYFWKLPSKRLYPDYYKTIKNPISLLQIRTKIKKGEYGTVSEVAGDMNIMFENAKKYNIHTSRLYKSAVKLQKIMQEKVQELLEFDQDSDSDSEFENSSHQPKLIKRASNLLTRGKYKDNIPLKKRLYALVKCVIEYVCEDGRQPMLMFMEKPSKKLYPDYYQVIAEPIDMLAIEANIKAEKYQSENELIQDFKLMFNNCRQYNEEGSLIYEDANTLEKVLMDKVKELGPLPETPKPTKSSASTPTRNVGPKKVIPLHLQKLKTMYDTIKDYHDAKGRQLSLIFMKLPNKNEYPDYYEVIKQPMNMEKIASTLKNNGYENLDELVSDFILMFDNACKYNEPDSQIYKDALILQRLVLQTKLQLSEDEESVPDVSAAIQEILATIFTALYNHQDEEGRCYSDSMAELPEHDIVDGKKVRGLSLDLIKRRLDRGVYKRLDRFQEDVFTCLERARRLSRTDSQPFEDSVELQAFFLRTRDEVTRGGDLLHSPALNYTLLDLSAQVAELKRVKQQQELALPNEEESCDGNETKDSETNTNTEGTNSDNGGSMSFNQEVYRAGDFAYIEPTERGMEYSVVLIERLWTNAEGQQMLYGNLFYRPSETYHVASRKFLDKELFKSDAHVAVPLAKVAGRCCVLSVKDYFRMQPEGFLEKDVYVCESRYSTKARAFKKIKVWNFDPDHLKLVSREKPLEPKRVISVYKERLEKHKEEIAELEEGEKLTEKERPNVILYNSEDTENTYYEQYNTCAGSVKTGDFVYVATDGGRQQIAQVDAIWSTKDGKCYFKGPWLLMPAEVPHTPTKLFYKQELFLSTVDGTHPIVAIVGKCAVLDYGEYICSRPTEIPEDDVYICESLYDESKSLMKKLGQEGLKKFNHNTAVTEDEIYFFRRPINPAKVPGDVAQTQNQVKPVTPSSTQFEMEASPLLPKLEPDVLGMGVGLGVGVGVGVGVGEDSMDAGGPPSVGSAEAQPVLSNTQTPVSTKKKTAGKKLVTGYILYSSKMRTQITQNNPESSFGEISRIVGNEWRKLPAGEKQAWEERAIKMNEDGGQLKGTSVSVGTNSIQDVVYECCWDNCDWQFEDMTDCIDHCIAEQNGHVQSSFVNAASDVEFQCQWRGCGRTKKSVPPFPSVQRLARHVKEVHILKSNGRIIPPSERSKNYMASKGPTILPPMETETSAAATQTSNMPVAKQPEPMFVAVPPRPSRVLHSDAYLRYIEALNVENRYISNWDKQMNANPDNTQIPDVTKLPAEWLGNGVGNHGNVVNALWTLRNMMMRDVLAINKTL, encoded by the exons ATGAACAAGCGTCGTAGAACATCTTCAGTTGCAAGTCGAGGTACGGAAGATGATGGTGACGATATACCACCTGAACCAAcaaagaggagaaaaaaattAGATCCT AGTGACCTGTGCCAACAATTGTATGATGTGCTACGTAATCAAAAAAAGGAAGATGGAACATTATTATGTGATGCATTTATACGTGTGCCTAAACGCAGACAAGAACCAGGTTATTATGAAGTTGTAACAAATCCTATAGACCTGCTAAAGGTTCAACAAAAACTAAAAACTGATGAATATAGAGATATGGATGACTTAGCAGCTGATATTCAACTTATGGTTAATAATGCAAAAGCTTTTTATATG cGTACATCTCCTGAGTATAAGGATGCTACAGAACTTTGGGAACTATGTATAAATACAAAGAATCGTATTACAGAAGAATATGAAGATCCAGAACCTAAAGGAAAACTTATATTAAAAGTAGCAAGATTg GCTCGAAAAGTTGCAACGAAACAAGAAGATGCAGAAGATACATCTGAAAGTTCTACAAATCCAGATGAAGAGACAATACAACTTTTTGAAGATTTATTTGCAGCTGTTATGACAGCAACAGATCCAGCTGATAACAATAGGCCATTACATACAATGTTTCAGCTTAAACCATCTAAAAag TTATATCCTGAGTATTATGATGTAATAGAGACACCAGTAGACTTAAAAACGGTggcaagaaaaattcaagaaggAGCATATAGCAGTATCTCAGATATGGAAAAAGATTTAATGCTCATGTGTCGTAATGCTTGTCAATTTAATGAACCTGGATCTCAAATTTACAAAGATGCTAAACTGTTAAAGAAGATCATTACTGCAGCAGCAAGAAAACAGGATATTGGATTAAGTAGTAGTATTCCAAAGATTGCAACAACTGCCCCATCGACACGGAGTAAAAGAGGTAGTCGCACTATGGCACAATCCTTAATAGCGCAAACTGCAGCACTACCAGATGAAGATGAAGAAAGTGACGATGAAGAAGAGGAGTCTGCAGAAACTGAAGAAGCAGACAATCCACAATGGCAACTATTCCAAACTATTCGAACAGCACCAAACAATCAAg GAGTTAGAATGAGTGAATATTTCTGGAAACTTCCATCAAAAAGATTGTATCCTGATTActataaaacgattaaaaatcctatttctttattacaaaTCCGTACAAAAATAAAG AAAGGTGAATATGGTACAGTTAGTGAAGTAGCTGGagatatgaatattatgtttgaaaatgcgaaaaaatataatattcatacatcTAGATTATATAAG AGTGCtgtaaaattgcaaaaaataatgcaagaaaAAGTACAAGAACTTTTAGAATTTGATCag GACTCGGACTCTGATAGCGAATTTGAAAACAGTTCCCATCAACCAAAACTTATTAAGCGTGCTTCGAATCTATTAACTCgtggaaaatataaagacaatatacCATTGAAGAAAAGATTGTATGCATTAGTTAAATGTGTGATAGAATACGTT TGTGAAGATGGTCGACAACCGATGTTAATGTTTATGGAAAAaccttctaaaaaattatatcctGATTATTATCAAGTAATAGCAGAACCCATTGATATGTTAGCTATTGAAGCTAATATTAAagcagaaaaatatcaaagcgAAAATGAGTTAATACAGGATTTCAag ttaatgtttaataattgccGCCAATACAATGAAGAAGGTTCCTTAATATATGAAGATGCAAATACATTGGAAAAAGTTTTGATGGataaagtaaaagaattaGGTCCATTACCAGAAACACCTAAGCCAACAAAGTCAAGTGCGTCCACACCAACTAGAAATGTTGG ACCAAAAAAGGTTATACCGCTGCACTTACAAAAGTTAAAAACCATGTATGATACCATAAAAGATTATCATGATGCCAAAGGAAGGCAGTTATccttaatttttatgaagttACCAAACAAAAATGAGTATCCTGATTATTATGAAGTCATCAAACAACCAATGAACATGGAAAAAATAGCAtctacattgaaaaataatggataCGAAAATTTAGATGAACTTGTGTCCGATTTTATATTGATGTTTGATAATGCTTGCAAATATAATGAACCTGATTCTCAAATATACAAg GATGCattaattttgcaacgatTAGTCTTGCAAACAAAGTTACAATTAAGCGAAGATGAAGAAAGTGTACCGGATGTATCAGCTGCAATTCAAGAAATACTGGCAACCATTTTCACTGCTCTATATAACCATCAAGATGAAGAAGGAAGGTGTTATTCAGACTCTATGGCAGAACTTCCAGAACACGATATTGTAGATGGAAAAAA AGTACGAGGATTATCGTTGGACTTAATTAAGAGGAGATTAGACCGTGGAGTTTACAAACGACTAGATCGATTTCAGGAAGATGTATTTACATGTTTGGAAAGAGCCAGAAGGTTGTCACGTACAGATTCTCAACCTTTTGAAGATAGTGTAGAGTTACAAGCATTTTTCTTGCGTACGCGGGATGAAGTAACTCGTGGTGGAGATTTATTACATTCACCAGCCCTTAATTATACGCTACTTGATCTTTCTGCTCAGGTTGCAGAATTAAAACGGGTGAAACAACAACAAGAATTAGCATTACCTAACGAAGAAGAAAGTTGTGATGGAAATGAGACAAAa gaTTCGGAAACAAATACTAACACTGAAGGAACTAATAGTGACAATGGAGGTTCAATGAGTTTTAATCAAGAAGTTTATAGAGCTGGAGATTTCGCATATATAGAACCTACAGAACGTGGCATGGAATATAGTGTAGTTCTTATAGAACGTTTATGGACAAATGCAGAAGGACAACAAATGTTGTatggcaatttattttatagaccAAGTGAAACCTACCATGTAGCCTCAAGAAAATTTCTtgacaaagaattatttaaaagtgaTGCTCATGTAGCTGTACCACTAGCTAAAGTAGCCGGCCGGTGTTGTGTTCTAAGtgtaaaagattattttagaatgcAACCAGAAGGTTTCTTAGAGAAAGATGTTTATGTATGTGAATCACGATATTCTACAAAAGCGCgagcttttaaaaaaatcaaagtcTGGAATTTTGATCCAGATCATTTAAAACTTGTATCAAGAGAGAAACCATTAGAACCAAAACGGGTAATATCAGTATACAAAGAAAGATTAGAGAAACATAAAGAAGAGATCGCAGAGTTAGAAGAAGGTGAAAAGTTAACAGAAAAAGAACGACCT aatgtaatattatataattcggAGGATACAGAAAATACTTACTACGAACAATACAATACGTGTGCGGGTTCTGTAAAAACAGGAGATTTTGTTTATGTAGCAACAGATGGAGGTAGACAGCAAATTGCACAGGTTGATGCTATATGGTCGACTAAAGA cggaaaatgttattttaaaggCCCATGGTTGTTAATGCCTGCAGAAGTGCCACATACAcccacaaaattattttataaacaagaACTTTTCTTGTCTACTGTCGATGGAACCCATCCTATTGTAGCTATTGTTGGAAAATGCGCAGTTCTCGACTATGGAGAATATATTTGTA GCAGACCTACAGAAATTCCAGAAGATGATGTATATATTTGTGAATCATTATACGACGAAAGTAAAAGCCTCATGAAGAAGTTAGGACAGGAgggtttaaaaaaattcaatcacAACACAGCAGTAACAGAAGATGAAATATACTTCTTCCGAAGGCCTATCAACCCTGCTAAA GTCCCAGGCGATGTGGCTCAGACGCAAAATCAAGTCAAGCCTGTTACTCCTAGTTCAACTCAATTTGAAATG GAGGCATCACCATTATTACCGAAGCTGGAACCCGATGTGCTAGGCATGGGAGTAGGATTAGGAGTGGGAGTAGGAGTAGGAGTAGGAGTTGGGGAGGACAGCATGGACGCTGGTGGTCCACCGTCCGTTGGATCTGCAGAAGCTCAACCGGTGCTCTCCAATACCCAAACACCTGTGTCAACCAAGAAG AAAACGGCGGGTAAGAAATTAGTTACGGGctatattttgtattcgaGTAAAATGCGAACGCAGATTACACAAAACAATCCTGAATCATCCTTTGGGGAGATTAGCAGAATTGTTGGCAACgag tggAGGAAGTTGCCAGCAGGAGAAAAGCAAGCATGGGAAGAAAgagcaattaaaatgaatgaagACGGAGGACAACTAAAAGGAACATCTGTTTCAGTAGGCACTAATTCTATACAAGATGTAGTATACGAATGTTGCTGGGACAATTGTGACTGGCAATTTGAAGATATGACTGATTGTATTGATCATTGTATTGCTGAACAGAATGGACATGTGCAGTCATCTTTTGTTAATGCCGCTAGTg atgTGGAATTCCAATGCCAGTGGCGCGGTTGTGGTCGTACGAAAAAATCTGTACCCCCTTTTCCAAGTGTACAAAGACTTGCAAGGCACGTTAAAGAGGTGCATATCCTTAAATCGAATGGACGTATAATACCTCCGTCGGAAAGAAGCAA AAATTATATGGCCTCGAAAGGTCCAACGATATTACCGCCAATGGAGACtg aAACATCGGCAGCTGCAACACAAACGAGCAATATGCCCGTGGCTAAACAGCCAGAACCAATGTTTGTTGCTGTTCCTCCAAGACCAAGCCGCGTATTACATTCAGATGCCTATCTAcg atatatcGAAGCATTAAACGTAGAAAACCGGTACATATCAAATTGGGATAAACAGATGAATGCTAATCCTGATAATACACAAATTCCTGATGTAACAAAGTTACCAGCTGAATGGCTAGGCAACGGCGTAGGCAACCACGGGAATGTGGTGAACGCCTTATGGACACTAAGGAACATGATGATGCGAGATGTGTTAGCCATCAATAAAactttatag
- the Polybromo gene encoding protein polybromo isoform X1 yields the protein MNKRRRTSSVASRGTEDDGDDIPPEPTKRRKKLDPSDLCQQLYDVLRNQKKEDGTLLCDAFIRVPKRRQEPGYYEVVTNPIDLLKVQQKLKTDEYRDMDDLAADIQLMVNNAKAFYMRTSPEYKDATELWELCINTKNRITEEYEDPEPKGKLILKVARLARKVATKQEDAEDTSESSTNPDEETIQLFEDLFAAVMTATDPADNNRPLHTMFQLKPSKKLYPEYYDVIETPVDLKTVARKIQEGAYSSISDMEKDLMLMCRNACQFNEPGSQIYKDAKLLKKIITAAARKQDIGLSSSIPKIATTAPSTRSKRGSRTMAQSLIAQTAALPDEDEESDDEEEESAETEEADNPQWQLFQTIRTAPNNQGVRMSEYFWKLPSKRLYPDYYKTIKNPISLLQIRTKIKKGEYGTVSEVAGDMNIMFENAKKYNIHTSRLYKSAVKLQKIMQEKVQELLEFDQDSDSDSEFENSSHQPKLIKRASNLLTRGKYKDNIPLKKRLYALVKCVIEYVCEDGRQPMLMFMEKPSKKLYPDYYQVIAEPIDMLAIEANIKAEKYQSENELIQDFKLMFNNCRQYNEEGSLIYEDANTLEKVLMDKVKELGPLPETPKPTKSSASTPTRNVGRPKKVIPLHLQKLKTMYDTIKDYHDAKGRQLSLIFMKLPNKNEYPDYYEVIKQPMNMEKIASTLKNNGYENLDELVSDFILMFDNACKYNEPDSQIYKDALILQRLVLQTKLQLSEDEESVPDVSAAIQEILATIFTALYNHQDEEGRCYSDSMAELPEHDIVDGKKVRGLSLDLIKRRLDRGVYKRLDRFQEDVFTCLERARRLSRTDSQPFEDSVELQAFFLRTRDEVTRGGDLLHSPALNYTLLDLSAQVAELKRVKQQQELALPNEEESCDGNETKDSETNTNTEGTNSDNGGSMSFNQEVYRAGDFAYIEPTERGMEYSVVLIERLWTNAEGQQMLYGNLFYRPSETYHVASRKFLDKELFKSDAHVAVPLAKVAGRCCVLSVKDYFRMQPEGFLEKDVYVCESRYSTKARAFKKIKVWNFDPDHLKLVSREKPLEPKRVISVYKERLEKHKEEIAELEEGEKLTEKERPNVILYNSEDTENTYYEQYNTCAGSVKTGDFVYVATDGGRQQIAQVDAIWSTKDGKCYFKGPWLLMPAEVPHTPTKLFYKQELFLSTVDGTHPIVAIVGKCAVLDYGEYICSRPTEIPEDDVYICESLYDESKSLMKKLGQEGLKKFNHNTAVTEDEIYFFRRPINPAKVPGDVAQTQNQVKPVTPSSTQFEMEASPLLPKLEPDVLGMGVGLGVGVGVGVGVGEDSMDAGGPPSVGSAEAQPVLSNTQTPVSTKKKTAGKKLVTGYILYSSKMRTQITQNNPESSFGEISRIVGNEWRKLPAGEKQAWEERAIKMNEDGGQLKGTSVSVGTNSIQDVVYECCWDNCDWQFEDMTDCIDHCIAEQNGHVQSSFVNAASDVEFQCQWRGCGRTKKSVPPFPSVQRLARHVKEVHILKSNGRIIPPSERSKNYMASKGPTILPPMETETSAAATQTSNMPVAKQPEPMFVAVPPRPSRVLHSDAYLRYIEALNVENRYISNWDKQMNANPDNTQIPDVTKLPAEWLGNGVGNHGNVVNALWTLRNMMMRDVLAINKTL from the exons ATGAACAAGCGTCGTAGAACATCTTCAGTTGCAAGTCGAGGTACGGAAGATGATGGTGACGATATACCACCTGAACCAAcaaagaggagaaaaaaattAGATCCT AGTGACCTGTGCCAACAATTGTATGATGTGCTACGTAATCAAAAAAAGGAAGATGGAACATTATTATGTGATGCATTTATACGTGTGCCTAAACGCAGACAAGAACCAGGTTATTATGAAGTTGTAACAAATCCTATAGACCTGCTAAAGGTTCAACAAAAACTAAAAACTGATGAATATAGAGATATGGATGACTTAGCAGCTGATATTCAACTTATGGTTAATAATGCAAAAGCTTTTTATATG cGTACATCTCCTGAGTATAAGGATGCTACAGAACTTTGGGAACTATGTATAAATACAAAGAATCGTATTACAGAAGAATATGAAGATCCAGAACCTAAAGGAAAACTTATATTAAAAGTAGCAAGATTg GCTCGAAAAGTTGCAACGAAACAAGAAGATGCAGAAGATACATCTGAAAGTTCTACAAATCCAGATGAAGAGACAATACAACTTTTTGAAGATTTATTTGCAGCTGTTATGACAGCAACAGATCCAGCTGATAACAATAGGCCATTACATACAATGTTTCAGCTTAAACCATCTAAAAag TTATATCCTGAGTATTATGATGTAATAGAGACACCAGTAGACTTAAAAACGGTggcaagaaaaattcaagaaggAGCATATAGCAGTATCTCAGATATGGAAAAAGATTTAATGCTCATGTGTCGTAATGCTTGTCAATTTAATGAACCTGGATCTCAAATTTACAAAGATGCTAAACTGTTAAAGAAGATCATTACTGCAGCAGCAAGAAAACAGGATATTGGATTAAGTAGTAGTATTCCAAAGATTGCAACAACTGCCCCATCGACACGGAGTAAAAGAGGTAGTCGCACTATGGCACAATCCTTAATAGCGCAAACTGCAGCACTACCAGATGAAGATGAAGAAAGTGACGATGAAGAAGAGGAGTCTGCAGAAACTGAAGAAGCAGACAATCCACAATGGCAACTATTCCAAACTATTCGAACAGCACCAAACAATCAAg GAGTTAGAATGAGTGAATATTTCTGGAAACTTCCATCAAAAAGATTGTATCCTGATTActataaaacgattaaaaatcctatttctttattacaaaTCCGTACAAAAATAAAG AAAGGTGAATATGGTACAGTTAGTGAAGTAGCTGGagatatgaatattatgtttgaaaatgcgaaaaaatataatattcatacatcTAGATTATATAAG AGTGCtgtaaaattgcaaaaaataatgcaagaaaAAGTACAAGAACTTTTAGAATTTGATCag GACTCGGACTCTGATAGCGAATTTGAAAACAGTTCCCATCAACCAAAACTTATTAAGCGTGCTTCGAATCTATTAACTCgtggaaaatataaagacaatatacCATTGAAGAAAAGATTGTATGCATTAGTTAAATGTGTGATAGAATACGTT TGTGAAGATGGTCGACAACCGATGTTAATGTTTATGGAAAAaccttctaaaaaattatatcctGATTATTATCAAGTAATAGCAGAACCCATTGATATGTTAGCTATTGAAGCTAATATTAAagcagaaaaatatcaaagcgAAAATGAGTTAATACAGGATTTCAag ttaatgtttaataattgccGCCAATACAATGAAGAAGGTTCCTTAATATATGAAGATGCAAATACATTGGAAAAAGTTTTGATGGataaagtaaaagaattaGGTCCATTACCAGAAACACCTAAGCCAACAAAGTCAAGTGCGTCCACACCAACTAGAAATGTTGG AAGACCAAAAAAGGTTATACCGCTGCACTTACAAAAGTTAAAAACCATGTATGATACCATAAAAGATTATCATGATGCCAAAGGAAGGCAGTTATccttaatttttatgaagttACCAAACAAAAATGAGTATCCTGATTATTATGAAGTCATCAAACAACCAATGAACATGGAAAAAATAGCAtctacattgaaaaataatggataCGAAAATTTAGATGAACTTGTGTCCGATTTTATATTGATGTTTGATAATGCTTGCAAATATAATGAACCTGATTCTCAAATATACAAg GATGCattaattttgcaacgatTAGTCTTGCAAACAAAGTTACAATTAAGCGAAGATGAAGAAAGTGTACCGGATGTATCAGCTGCAATTCAAGAAATACTGGCAACCATTTTCACTGCTCTATATAACCATCAAGATGAAGAAGGAAGGTGTTATTCAGACTCTATGGCAGAACTTCCAGAACACGATATTGTAGATGGAAAAAA AGTACGAGGATTATCGTTGGACTTAATTAAGAGGAGATTAGACCGTGGAGTTTACAAACGACTAGATCGATTTCAGGAAGATGTATTTACATGTTTGGAAAGAGCCAGAAGGTTGTCACGTACAGATTCTCAACCTTTTGAAGATAGTGTAGAGTTACAAGCATTTTTCTTGCGTACGCGGGATGAAGTAACTCGTGGTGGAGATTTATTACATTCACCAGCCCTTAATTATACGCTACTTGATCTTTCTGCTCAGGTTGCAGAATTAAAACGGGTGAAACAACAACAAGAATTAGCATTACCTAACGAAGAAGAAAGTTGTGATGGAAATGAGACAAAa gaTTCGGAAACAAATACTAACACTGAAGGAACTAATAGTGACAATGGAGGTTCAATGAGTTTTAATCAAGAAGTTTATAGAGCTGGAGATTTCGCATATATAGAACCTACAGAACGTGGCATGGAATATAGTGTAGTTCTTATAGAACGTTTATGGACAAATGCAGAAGGACAACAAATGTTGTatggcaatttattttatagaccAAGTGAAACCTACCATGTAGCCTCAAGAAAATTTCTtgacaaagaattatttaaaagtgaTGCTCATGTAGCTGTACCACTAGCTAAAGTAGCCGGCCGGTGTTGTGTTCTAAGtgtaaaagattattttagaatgcAACCAGAAGGTTTCTTAGAGAAAGATGTTTATGTATGTGAATCACGATATTCTACAAAAGCGCgagcttttaaaaaaatcaaagtcTGGAATTTTGATCCAGATCATTTAAAACTTGTATCAAGAGAGAAACCATTAGAACCAAAACGGGTAATATCAGTATACAAAGAAAGATTAGAGAAACATAAAGAAGAGATCGCAGAGTTAGAAGAAGGTGAAAAGTTAACAGAAAAAGAACGACCT aatgtaatattatataattcggAGGATACAGAAAATACTTACTACGAACAATACAATACGTGTGCGGGTTCTGTAAAAACAGGAGATTTTGTTTATGTAGCAACAGATGGAGGTAGACAGCAAATTGCACAGGTTGATGCTATATGGTCGACTAAAGA cggaaaatgttattttaaaggCCCATGGTTGTTAATGCCTGCAGAAGTGCCACATACAcccacaaaattattttataaacaagaACTTTTCTTGTCTACTGTCGATGGAACCCATCCTATTGTAGCTATTGTTGGAAAATGCGCAGTTCTCGACTATGGAGAATATATTTGTA GCAGACCTACAGAAATTCCAGAAGATGATGTATATATTTGTGAATCATTATACGACGAAAGTAAAAGCCTCATGAAGAAGTTAGGACAGGAgggtttaaaaaaattcaatcacAACACAGCAGTAACAGAAGATGAAATATACTTCTTCCGAAGGCCTATCAACCCTGCTAAA GTCCCAGGCGATGTGGCTCAGACGCAAAATCAAGTCAAGCCTGTTACTCCTAGTTCAACTCAATTTGAAATG GAGGCATCACCATTATTACCGAAGCTGGAACCCGATGTGCTAGGCATGGGAGTAGGATTAGGAGTGGGAGTAGGAGTAGGAGTAGGAGTTGGGGAGGACAGCATGGACGCTGGTGGTCCACCGTCCGTTGGATCTGCAGAAGCTCAACCGGTGCTCTCCAATACCCAAACACCTGTGTCAACCAAGAAG AAAACGGCGGGTAAGAAATTAGTTACGGGctatattttgtattcgaGTAAAATGCGAACGCAGATTACACAAAACAATCCTGAATCATCCTTTGGGGAGATTAGCAGAATTGTTGGCAACgag tggAGGAAGTTGCCAGCAGGAGAAAAGCAAGCATGGGAAGAAAgagcaattaaaatgaatgaagACGGAGGACAACTAAAAGGAACATCTGTTTCAGTAGGCACTAATTCTATACAAGATGTAGTATACGAATGTTGCTGGGACAATTGTGACTGGCAATTTGAAGATATGACTGATTGTATTGATCATTGTATTGCTGAACAGAATGGACATGTGCAGTCATCTTTTGTTAATGCCGCTAGTg atgTGGAATTCCAATGCCAGTGGCGCGGTTGTGGTCGTACGAAAAAATCTGTACCCCCTTTTCCAAGTGTACAAAGACTTGCAAGGCACGTTAAAGAGGTGCATATCCTTAAATCGAATGGACGTATAATACCTCCGTCGGAAAGAAGCAA AAATTATATGGCCTCGAAAGGTCCAACGATATTACCGCCAATGGAGACtg aAACATCGGCAGCTGCAACACAAACGAGCAATATGCCCGTGGCTAAACAGCCAGAACCAATGTTTGTTGCTGTTCCTCCAAGACCAAGCCGCGTATTACATTCAGATGCCTATCTAcg atatatcGAAGCATTAAACGTAGAAAACCGGTACATATCAAATTGGGATAAACAGATGAATGCTAATCCTGATAATACACAAATTCCTGATGTAACAAAGTTACCAGCTGAATGGCTAGGCAACGGCGTAGGCAACCACGGGAATGTGGTGAACGCCTTATGGACACTAAGGAACATGATGATGCGAGATGTGTTAGCCATCAATAAAactttatag